The genome window gtttgtatgtacatatgtataagaaTGGATTAGTTGAGTGCTTAATTTGTGCAAGTGAAACTTCGCACGCTCTGTGTTtaagcatatgtatgtatgcatgtacatatgtcgtatgtatgtatgtatgtatgtgtgtatgtatatgtacatattctatatgtttatttgtatagtatgtacatatagtgTGTTTGGTTTTCTATGTCTTGTAAGATCTATTTGCTCTTCACACGACGACAGTTTTCAATTACACAGCGAGAATTCTAGTGACAAGCAAACTTGTATAAAGAAGtgtgcaaaagaaaaatggaaaaattgtcatcttgaagtaaaaaaaaacaggccACTACCGTATGCACTCTTAGGAAGTTTCACTTCTATCGCGTAACTTCTTACgcacatcttttttttttgctgccgcTATTGCTCTGATTTCGATCGGCTCTGAAGCACAGCAGagagaacaaaaacaaaacggtTGCTCTCTAAGCAGCTCTGTATTTTGCCGCATGCCTGATATTTCCGTTAAAGacgttaatttcaaattataagaatttattttccactactaagtatgtatatatatgaatgaaacatattacaaaactaaaacattaaataataagtgcATGTctaccaaaacaaaatatagcGGTAAAATCTGATATGCGGCAAAATACAGAGCTGTTAGAGAGCAACTACAAAGAGCGACTACGAAGCAGCAACGAGGCAACAACTGAAGGGAAAGAGATAAAGAATGCATATGCTCTGTCGCATAAGCACAACAATTATTTTCGTTCGCTCATCGCATCTCGCATCTCGCTGTCGATGCTTGCGCTCTtactacaactacaaatagTCAGCCGCACATTTGTTGCTTATGCTATTACTCTGTACTCCGACGTTCTGTGCTACAAAGCAGAGCAGAAGAGCAaccgttttgtttttgtgctctCTGCTGTGCTTCAGAGCCGATCGAAATCAGAGCAATAGCGGCAGCAgagcaatatttttattacaattgcCGCTATGTAGCAGCAAATGCAAACACTGGTTTCAATccatcgttcctatggcagctataacTTTTCAACCCATAAAATTGGGGACCTGGAAGTTATATTAGAACTTTAGATTTTCGGTGAAAACAGCATAGAATTGCCCGTAGGTTACGAATTAGTTATCATATTTATCATTTgaatgaaattgtatttattgtttgcattattacaatttatatttttctataaatattttatattaatattgcatatatgtacaaagagagcgagagagagccaAATAGGAAAGAGATATATAAGGAAGTGGGTGAGAGAGTAATGAGAGAGAGGTAAAGTGAGATAGCGAGGGAGAGTGGCAAAGAAAGAGAAGGACAAAGGGAGAGAAACGGAGGCATTGCAAATAGTATtgtagatagagagagaaataatGCAGGCATGAAGGCAAAGATATAAAGAGAGGGAAAGAATAACATAAGCAATTAGAAAAGAGAGAACAATACAGAGAATTAcaatggtttttatttaaattctttagaAACTGCTTTTAAGAATTTGGAATTCACTTTTTGGGCCGAATCATCATAACGGCTGTCTTCAGGGAGTATTCAGATCCCCGAAATTCGTCCCAAGTGACGCCTTCGTCATAATCGTTGTTTCCGTAGGTTCCCGTCAATTTGCTGTAAGAACTCGAGTTAGTAATCGAggtcttaaaaaataattaacattaaatcaTACCAGAATTGACAAAAATTGTTGGAACGGTACCACCAGCCGCCAGTGTGTAGCTCAGCGCAGTGTATATCCGATATACCATCATTATCCCGATCGAATGTAGAAAATTTTTTGCCACGATGATCTGAGAATGAATCACCTGCAGCTCCACTGGCTTTGCCCAAAGTGTGTAATTCATATTGTTGATCCTCGTTTCCAATTGCGAATTCATCGTACTTCTCAAATGCATTGACTCCCTGATAGTCCTCGAGAAGAACAAGTAACTCTTGACTTCTTTCTGCCGTTATTTCATGTATCTTGTCTAAGCCGAAGAAGAACTCGCCATTCAGATCACCAAATCCATTTTTATATTCCGTCCAGTTTCGATGAAAGCTAACACTGCCATCCATCCTTCTCAGGATAATGGTCCAACCTCCTCCTCGGGTTTCCGCATCGCAGGCAACTTTAAAAGGTTGACAACTAAAAGGTAGGAGTATTTCATTAATCCCACTAGACTTGGCTTCTGTACAATTGTGTGGTTGAAGTAACTTTCTATTACGCTCCTGCTCCGTTCTAAGaagttgattttcatttttaagcaattggATATTAGACTCGTTGTCAAGTAcacttttcttttggttttccAACTCTGCTTGTAAAGTCAGAATATTCGCTTccttattaattaaatcttttttttgtaggtcGAAGTCCGTTCTCAGAGTTTGTATGTCCGTTCTAAATAGTTGTATATCTGCTTTCAGTGATCGATTTTCTTTTTCCCTATCAATTAtatctgttttctgtttttcggTCTCTGCTCTACATTGATTATCCGATACCACaacatttatttctttttttagtaGTTCAAGTTCCGTTTTTATTAACTGCATGTCCGATAGAAGAATCTTAAGTTCCTGTCCCTGTTCAGctctattaaattaataatttgattagttGAGAAAAGGTTTAATACTTAGTTCGGGTCTTTCAATGTCTCTTTGATCTTTAGATGTTAGACAATCTGTCATAAAGAGTCAATATCGATTTTTCAGTATTTAAATAGAGAAATGTGATTTTTCAACATATAAGTCGAAtgttctttataaataaatgcagttAAGAAAGCATTTTACTAACCGTTCCTGCTGCTTTTTATGAAAGAGTCTttcaaatcataatttttttttcaggttTTTGATCACactgcaatttttaaataacttgtgTCTTAATTTTTCGATTTGGTAAATTTGAAACGCGATTACAACGActataaaactgaaattgcttaggcaacactttttcaaacagactactttaaaaaattaatatatgtcAAACACTTTAAAGAGACCTTGAAAAACCGGAACTTATGATTAATTCAACTTACCTTATTTCGGACAACTGAGAACTTGTTGAATTTAACATATTGACCTCTTTAGATGGAGGAAGTGTAGTTGCATCAGATAAGAAAGTCAAGGCACTCAACATTAGGAATATACAAATAGTATTCTGCAACATTATGCCACTTTATTTTACTTCTTGTTAAATAAGACTGACTGAGTCAAAACTTCACTTGTTgagaataaatgaaaactaaagtGAATCCAGACATCACAAGCTTTTTATACACTTGtcatatatgtaaaaatatgtatatatatacactagcATGAATTTCTTGAATATACGATTATTTGACTTGACCCGACTTGACTCTAGATTTTTGGCATTGTCCAAATTCAAATCATACGATTTGAAATTATCAGCATTACTTTTAGTTCGTAAACAAGCTTATCATTTGAGTTCTTGAATGTTCGATCCACTGATGCCAAATACTGATCACAACCGAGTGTACTCGAATTTGGGATACCCGGTACCCGctgtatttttagcttttttctagtgatttaaaaaaatcttttatattaaaatatcgatatgaacttattaatttttaatatcttaattaatacatatccatatataaacatatatttttaaaacacaaGTTTAAATAGAGACATTAATACTTGTTTTTTTGCATaacagatatatataaatatatacatatatcgacATATAGGGTGGGGAAGAGGTAAATGAGAGACGGTTGAAATTGCCGTAAAAATTGTGAACGCTCCGTCGGACATTTTTTTGCAGAAAACTGTGtagaaaattgtacaaaaaatagTGCAGAAAAGTGAACAGAAAATAATTCAGAAAACTATACAGCAAACAGTACAGAAAACAGTACAGAAAGCTGTACTACGGAATCTGTAGCTGACACTGCTGCTGGAAATTCACAccattcaaaaatgtttcaataaattatgcCGAATTTTGTGCAGCAAAGAGCAGTGCAAGTTTTCAGCTCAGCTGCGGAAAACTTAGCTGACCGCCTGCAGCTGTGGTAATGTGTTTCCTATTAAATTAACGTTGCCTAGCGAAAATCCAAGCGATTTCGCTCACTTCAGACCAGCAAGTTTGACTGGGCGCTGTGCTTTTGATATGGTTTTGGGACAAAGGTCGCATTTGCGATGGCTCActgaattttaatgatttttaatggCGCCCAAACTTGAGAGCTTGAGAATTCGCTGCTCTCAAGCTCGAAACTTGCAACTTGTGGCAGCTGTAGTCGTAATACGATGCGGCAgacacaaatcaaattaataaataaatatttaatgaatggCCGAGaatgagactgagactgagaaagagactgagactgagactaaAGATGAGGGCGTGGAAAAGCGATGCGAAGCGATTCGGGAAAATCGATGAATAAGTTCTTAATCCATTGGCTGACGTCAGAGAAATAAAAAAGCCAagtgaaatggaaaatggaagtaaaaataaaagaacgcAATGTGAAATAAGTGAAATAAGTGGCAATTTTCATGGAGTTTTCCAAACTGCACGACACGCGATTGTGAAACTCCGTCTTTATCAATTTccctcactcactcactctctctctctctctctctctctctctctctctctctctctcattcttttgtcataattttaatattgagcAACACTGGGGaaccattaaataaataatttaaatactgtGTACTTACTCCTTGGCATTAATAAGTATTTACTATGCGCTATCTTGGAACAAATGAATACAcagcataattaaattgtaaattataaaattcacatatttctTGTTACcagaaaaaaacatttagtcaattttctttataatttttgttgttactttttaatgcaaatattgaaaaaaaaaacatttagatttatttttattataaaaagttaCTTGTATgcacatacagttagtcaagaaagtgtttgaacaaaatcaaaaagtttcGTTATTTTTCGTAttgaaagaaatatatatttttttatgaattttgatttattttatttttaattatatttattttaccaaAATCTAATACGTACATAAAATCTCTTGCCAAATATTCATAGTTTTTcaatgatttatatattttttaaataattgtatttattttgacaaaatctaAAACttacacaattttatttgcaaaaattgtatatatttttttggtttttatttttaattaattaattgtgatAATTATGTGAATTACTATTTTGTCAAAACGCTTCGactctaataaatttattggagatatttaattatcgacattgattattttaatttcaattttttttataattaggAAATTccgaaaatatttgataagaatttggaacaatttatttgaaatttttatttaaatttaatttaaactttacttagttttaattaattactctaattcaatttgtatttttctttgagtttcgaaaatcaattaatgTTCAAACAGAGCAAAAATgtcacataaataattatagatatgtgcttaatatacataaaaatcataacaatttaataagtCATTGTTGAGACAAGGAGAATGAGAAGAAGAAGCTAATGAGAGACAAATCGAGACAAGTAAACGAAGCAAGGAATGTGTTTGTcttttctctcgctctcactctcactctatTTTCTCTCTTTCCACTGCTCGATGAAACTGTTTGGCAGTGTAAGGACTTATAACctcactctctttctatatcataaaacataataagCCATGCAAAAGTCTCAGAGACAAGAAGATGAAGGAGAggaaaggggaaaggggaaaggggaaagATGCGTGAAAATAGCGACAAAACTATTTGAATACACTCAAGACACTCACACGGCACTCATATGAATAGCCTTGTTTTTCATGCTCTTTGAAATGAATGGCACAATAACTTTCTCGATTCTCGACAATTCTGACAGTCAGAAAGTCTCTCAACTCACACATCCGACTCTGCTTCCTcttctctccccctctctccctctctctcactctctctctttccacATACCTTTTAAGGTTCTTTTGCGAACTCACTTTATCGCAAAAGTTTTGCCCGaattctgttttatttatgcaaacaaccacaacgaatTCTAAATACTCTACGTTCTAGACTTTGAAttggtatatttaaataaattcttgatATCAACttagcaaacaaaaaactttaataataatattcaatttgtgatattttcttacgataaaaaaaatcttcaaAAAAGTGCGCGTAAATAGGAGAAATATttagtagtttttattaaattgtactagttttattaactaaatgattaaaattaattaatatattattagtaGAAAAagcatttgttatttataaacatgtttttctttttaatgaaataataatgaataattaatatcCTAAAAGAACACagaattatgtttattttaagtgtTTGACAATTGcaatgttattttaaagatattctaatatgtgattatatttatatattgtcaATGTATTTTATACGGTATTTGGCATTCCCTATTTCCTAAACATTTGCATTCTCTCACATTCTCACACAGAACAGAACAAAACGAAGCAAAACAAGACAATAAACTGCCAAAAGCATAAGTTTTTAGTCGAGAGTAAGGGATTTTTATTCTGAATACTACAGATAGTCTCTTCCTCTTCTCTCTAACCTCACTTCCTGCTGTATCTGAGTAtctgcaatttgtttatttgctggcTAAAGGATAAAGGAAGTACAAGGATAATGCGTGTAACCAACGgacattctcattctcatatTCGTACTCATCAAATGGAAAAGATAAATTTGGTAGCTTGGAATGAGGAATTGAACTTGAATTATTGAGACAGATAAAACTCGAACTTAGCTTAATGATACAGcttattacagggtatttaattGCGTTTAACGAGCATTTATTCGTAAGCCTAATTAATTGTGTGTCATGTCATTACACACAATAAAAAGAGAGTGTGAATTTCATATAACAGATAACatatgttataaaaattaataatttacctAAAAGTATGAATTTTATTCCGGTTCAaaacggtacaacaaatcaattttggaagaattttaaattaattgaaaaattgaaacttgaaatttattattttcaattttcaaaattttagcaTTGGAAATCCAGAATATAGTaggaaaaaattgttttaataaataaatcaaaatttaaatgcagtgtGGATTAAGAGgtcaaatgatttttaaaatggcatttcgcttcaaagtcggttcagttttgacaaagttatgagagttcgaagttggtcagactatgGATCcatccactttacaagtcaaaatttttgtcagatttcacatgattttttacaagaaaatgaaatgtctcagaatcaaatttaaagtgttgttttatgctaattacgatataagaagttgattaaaagtaaattcttgagatttaaaattttaaatttttaaaatatcaaaggggggaccattagCATCTAACCCAAGATTTAGggaaaagtaatttattttacaaaattaatttaatttgaatgcagaatgaatttagtggccaaaccataatcaaaatgacattccttttAAAAATCGGgttagttttgccaaagttatggaagtttgaagctGGTCAGACTATGGATCCctccactttacaagtcaaaatttttgttgagtttcacatgattttttacaagaaaataaaatgtcgcagaatcaagtttaaggtgTTTTTTtctactaattacgatatagagagttgattaaaggtcaaaacttgagatttaaaattttcaattttcaaaatttcaaaatttcaaaggggggacccttagcatcgaacccaagattttgcgaaaaataatttattttacaaaattagttaaatttgaatgcaatatgaatttagaggtcaaatgattttcaaaatggcatttcgcttcaaagtcggttcagttttgacaaagttatgcaagtttgaatttggtcagactgcgtacttagcaactttacaagtcaaaatttttgtcagatttcacatgattttttacaagaaaatgaaatgtctcagaattaagtttaaagtgttgttttatactaattatgatataaggagttcattaaaaatgaaaacttgagatttaaaattttaaattttcaaaatttcaaaggggggacccttagcatcgaacccaagatctagaggaaaataatttttttaaaaaaattaatcaaatttgaatgcagaattgATTTAGAGGTCAAACTTATGGATGGGTTTAATTTTTCAGTGTCCATTGAGCTGTTCGTCATTGCAAAggattataaataaagaatgaAAAATACTTGactaattttacttaaatatcaTTAGCAAACATATATATGAAAGGGATTTAAAATGTAAGGACAATAAAAGTGAGTGGATAAAAGTGTGATATGTTAAAagttaagagagagagaaacatcTAATCAAGAAATCGCGCTTTGCTGTTGCAATTTGCCAAATGAAGAGCTGTAAGGTTgtggcaacacacacatacacacctacacaccacagccacacacacacacacacacacacacacacacacacacacacaaacacagaggTATTGAAGGTACACAGAAGGGTCGCCAGCTACTACACTTGAAACAAGTACCAAGTTTCCTTTCCTTGTACGGTGCACTACGTTGACCGGAAAAGGGAATGGGAAAAGTGGTGGGGAGTGGGGGAAGGGATGGGGGAAAAGGGGCGACTGACATGTTGCGGTTTTCTTGGTTTGATGGGTTTTTGTGGCTTGTTTGTTACTTGCGACGACGATGGAGCTACAAATTCCACGCCAGAATGCGGCTTCATTTGTCAGTGGCATTTCACTTGAAAAGAGAGcgacatagagagagagagagcgagagagagagagagggggactGTGACAAATGTCAGCATGCATGACAAAGATGTATGCAAAAAtctattgaaataaaaatgtcagttataaataaaaatgcaattttcaatggTAAATCAACTGTCAGTCAAACTGTCAAACGGAAGCGGAAGCGGAAACGACAGCGGAAATTGTAACGGAAAAGTGCATGATTTAATGCATGAGTTGTGGTATTATAAAGTCAGCCAAGTCTTCTAGTTAGCGTACTCTAAAAATAAGTCAAtcaatagataaaaaataaaataaaattcattaatttctgttttatttccaaatttattttctttaacttaCTTTGTCTTTATTGAATTAGTCttcacaaaatatatttgcaaatgcaattaaactgtatttttttacatttgactaaatttaaagttgctaaattcaattttgttttgaaggaaaatttgttttcttctcgCGACTTAAGCTGTTCCCTTGAAATCAGAGAAGTTTCACTTGTTTCagattgaaaattgaattgtcttttgtaaatcaaattaaatttccttCAATGGGTTTCTTAATGTTCCATTCATGTACACCCATTAATTACCTACACCTTCTTGGAACTGTTTTCccagtaaaatatattattaattaaccaaagcatacatttaaaattaaagttaaataaaatgaaaagtaaaacccatttatttatacacaatATAATGCTTTTTCTCactcattctctctctttacTTTCTTTGCAGGTAAGTTGAAGAAGCATCCGGGCACtcacttaatttaataataatcgaGAATTAAGCATTATGTCAGCCACTGACCAAAAAAGTTTGCAACTTTCGAAAGTTCTCAATTGGCTGGTGGTGGAAAAGTTCTGCTTGTCCCACTGGGTGGCTCAGAAATGCATAAAAACCACTCAGCGGGTGGAAAGCAGGAGCTAAACTAATGCAGCTAATGCCCAAAGGATGTCGGGCATTAACTTGacaacattatcattatcattttcattatcgttatcgttaagATTGAAAGCAAACTTCATCATCAAAATGATTATTAGAAGCATGATACGGTGGGTAAaactacattttatatttatattcatatattaaactctttgtcctgactcactgactgactgatcattgtggAGACCAAACTGTTGGATCTAGAaggctttaatttaatttaacgatTTAATTGTACAATAAGgcgggtttttttttaaattcgacctgcaagtTGATCAAATATAGGTTCAAAGTTCACAATTCGAGTGACTTGCTTggtaagaaaaacttaattggTTTAAGAGCTATCTTAACCACACATTATGATAGCAGATGCttatcaaatttggt of Drosophila innubila isolate TH190305 chromosome X, UK_Dinn_1.0, whole genome shotgun sequence contains these proteins:
- the LOC117786921 gene encoding ficolin-1-like isoform X2 — encoded protein: MLQNTICIFLMLSALTFLSDATTLPPSKEVNMLNSTSSQLSEISCQPFKVACDAETRGGGWTIILRRMDGSVSFHRNWTEYKNGFGDLNGEFFFGLDKIHEITAERSQELLVLLEDYQGVNAFEKYDEFAIGNEDQQYELHTLGKASGAAGDSFSDHRGKKFSTFDRDNDGISDIHCAELHTGGWWYRSNNFCQFCKLTGTYGNNDYDEGVTWDEFRGSEYSLKTAVMMIRPKK
- the LOC117786921 gene encoding microfibril-associated glycoprotein 4-like isoform X1; its protein translation is MLQNTICIFLMLSALTFLSDATTLPPSKEVNMLNSTSSQLSEIRAEQGQELKILLSDMQLIKTELELLKKEINVVVSDNQCRAETEKQKTDIIDREKENRSLKADIQLFRTDIQTLRTDFDLQKKDLINKEANILTLQAELENQKKSVLDNESNIQLLKNENQLLRTEQERNRKLLQPHNCTEAKSSGINEILLPFSCQPFKVACDAETRGGGWTIILRRMDGSVSFHRNWTEYKNGFGDLNGEFFFGLDKIHEITAERSQELLVLLEDYQGVNAFEKYDEFAIGNEDQQYELHTLGKASGAAGDSFSDHRGKKFSTFDRDNDGISDIHCAELHTGGWWYRSNNFCQFCKLTGTYGNNDYDEGVTWDEFRGSEYSLKTAVMMIRPKK